In Aminobacterium sp. MB27-C1, a single genomic region encodes these proteins:
- the nfi gene encoding deoxyribonuclease V (cleaves DNA at apurinic or apyrimidinic sites) — protein MEFKIPPSYKEAIAEQRNIASNVYVNDEDFPLKIVAGTDVAYSKKGKNAWAIAGIVVMEWGSFRPIEHVHAVYPVSFPYLTGLLSYRELPALLEAYKKLKSKPNFWMVDGAGIAHPRKIGLASHFGVITNSVTIGVAKSRLIGEYCEPREEKGSFSSLVFNEERVGVVLRSRTAVKPLFISPGHKISIEKAMRLVLEACIRYRLPEPTRAAHNYVTEVRRKFIEKGGEVL, from the coding sequence TTGGAATTCAAAATACCACCGTCCTATAAAGAGGCTATTGCAGAACAGCGAAACATAGCTTCGAACGTTTATGTAAATGATGAAGATTTTCCTCTTAAAATTGTTGCTGGAACAGATGTTGCGTATAGTAAAAAGGGAAAAAATGCCTGGGCTATCGCAGGGATTGTCGTTATGGAATGGGGATCATTTCGCCCTATTGAGCATGTTCATGCCGTATATCCCGTTTCCTTTCCTTATTTGACAGGGCTTCTTTCCTATCGCGAGCTCCCTGCCCTTTTAGAAGCTTATAAGAAGTTGAAAAGTAAACCTAATTTCTGGATGGTTGATGGCGCTGGAATAGCCCATCCCCGTAAAATAGGCTTAGCCTCTCACTTTGGAGTTATAACGAATTCTGTTACTATTGGTGTTGCTAAAAGTCGGCTCATTGGGGAGTATTGTGAACCTAGAGAAGAAAAAGGGTCTTTTTCCTCTCTAGTGTTCAATGAAGAACGCGTAGGAGTTGTTTTACGTTCTAGAACAGCAGTAAAACCTTTATTTATAAGTCCGGGACATAAAATATCAATCGAAAAAGCAATGCGTCTTGTTTTAGAGGCATGTATACGTTACAGATTACCTGAGCCAACACGGGCGGCTCATAATTATGTAACAGAGGTGCGTCGTAAGTTTATTGAAAAGGGCGGTGA
- the rplL gene encoding 50S ribosomal protein L7/L12: MEMTHEEIIQAIEGMTVLELSELVKALEDKFGVSASAPAMAMPMMMAGAGAAAGAAEEEKTEFDVVLKGAGSNKIATIKVVREVTGLGLKEAKELVDNAPKPVKEAVSKDEAEELKKKFEEAGAEVEVK; this comes from the coding sequence ATAGAAATGACCCATGAAGAGATCATTCAGGCTATTGAAGGTATGACAGTACTTGAGCTTTCCGAACTTGTGAAGGCTCTTGAGGACAAATTTGGAGTTTCCGCTTCCGCTCCTGCCATGGCTATGCCCATGATGATGGCCGGCGCTGGTGCAGCTGCTGGTGCAGCAGAGGAAGAGAAAACAGAGTTCGACGTAGTTCTTAAGGGCGCCGGCTCCAACAAAATCGCGACAATCAAAGTTGTTCGCGAAGTAACAGGCCTTGGCTTGAAAGAAGCTAAAGAGCTTGTTGACAATGCTCCCAAACCTGTTAAAGAGGCTGTTAGCAAGGATGAAGCAGAAGAGCTTAAAAAGAAGTTCGAAGAAGCCGGAGCTGAAGTCGAAGTTAAGTAG
- the rplJ gene encoding 50S ribosomal protein L10 gives MPANVKFEQVDELKEMLSKSEAVFIAEYRGLTVAQFTDLRSRVRQAGGEMKVAKNTLFKIALREENKPIPEDIMTGPNVYTLAYEDPVAVAKVFKEFSKDKANKAFITKGGVLGENVLNAAQVDALADLPSREVLIAQVVSTIAAPLSGLVTVLSGPIRGLATCLSQIKEKKEQAA, from the coding sequence ATGCCTGCAAACGTTAAATTTGAGCAAGTTGATGAGTTAAAAGAGATGTTAAGCAAAAGTGAGGCTGTTTTTATAGCAGAGTATCGTGGACTTACCGTTGCCCAGTTTACAGATCTCCGTTCTAGAGTTCGTCAAGCTGGTGGTGAGATGAAAGTTGCCAAAAATACACTCTTTAAGATTGCTCTCCGAGAAGAAAACAAGCCAATTCCAGAAGATATTATGACAGGACCGAATGTCTATACTTTGGCTTATGAGGATCCTGTTGCTGTGGCGAAAGTCTTCAAGGAATTTTCTAAAGATAAGGCAAACAAAGCATTTATCACCAAAGGTGGCGTGTTAGGAGAAAATGTCCTTAATGCTGCTCAGGTTGATGCTTTGGCCGATCTCCCATCCAGAGAAGTACTTATCGCACAGGTTGTCAGCACTATTGCTGCTCCTCTCTCTGGACTTGTTACCGTTCTTTCTGGTCCTATCCGAGGTTTGGCTACATGCCTTTCTCAGATCAAAGAAAAGAAAGAGCAGGCTGCATAA
- the rplA gene encoding 50S ribosomal protein L1, with amino-acid sequence MAKKSKRYVAIAEKVDSSKLYGLREAIELFKEVATAKFDESLEIHIRLGVDPRHADQQVRGTVALPHGTGVTKRVLVLAMGEKVKEAEEAGADFVGGDDMIQRISSGWLDFDAVIATPDMMKNVGRLGKVLGPRGLMPSAKAGTVTFDVADAVKEIKAGRVEFRVDKSAIIHNMVGKKSFETQQLFENIKALYQTILKARPASVKGTYVKSFYIAPTMGVGIKIDPSAAAKEVIDQK; translated from the coding sequence ATGGCAAAGAAAAGTAAAAGATATGTTGCTATAGCAGAAAAAGTTGACAGTTCGAAGCTTTATGGATTACGAGAAGCTATTGAGCTATTCAAAGAAGTTGCTACCGCGAAATTTGATGAGAGTCTTGAAATTCATATCCGCCTCGGCGTTGATCCCCGCCATGCAGACCAGCAGGTTCGTGGGACAGTTGCATTGCCCCATGGAACTGGTGTAACCAAACGAGTTTTAGTTTTGGCTATGGGCGAAAAGGTAAAAGAGGCAGAGGAAGCAGGCGCGGACTTTGTCGGCGGAGATGATATGATTCAGAGAATAAGCTCTGGCTGGCTTGATTTTGACGCGGTTATTGCGACCCCCGACATGATGAAAAATGTTGGCCGTCTTGGTAAAGTTTTAGGTCCTCGTGGCCTCATGCCAAGTGCCAAGGCTGGAACAGTTACATTTGATGTGGCTGATGCCGTTAAAGAAATCAAAGCGGGTCGTGTGGAATTCCGTGTTGATAAATCAGCAATAATTCATAATATGGTCGGTAAGAAAAGTTTTGAAACACAGCAACTTTTCGAAAACATAAAAGCCCTTTATCAGACAATATTGAAAGCACGTCCTGCATCAGTAAAGGGAACCTATGTAAAAAGCTTTTATATTGCTCCGACTATGGGCGTAGGGATTAAGATTGATCCTTCTGCTGCTGCAAAAGAAGTAATAGATCAAAAGTAG
- the rplK gene encoding 50S ribosomal protein L11 encodes MAKKVIAQIKLQLPAGKATPAPPVGPALGQHGVNIMEFCKQFNAKTSDQAGMIIPAVLTVYADRSFTFILKTPPASVLLKKAAGLERASGEPNKVKVAKVSRDKVREIAELKKNDLNANDVEAAMRMIEGTARSMGIEIID; translated from the coding sequence ATGGCGAAGAAAGTAATAGCGCAGATCAAGTTGCAGCTGCCTGCCGGTAAGGCTACACCAGCGCCTCCTGTAGGTCCAGCCCTTGGTCAGCATGGCGTAAACATCATGGAGTTCTGTAAACAGTTTAACGCCAAAACATCTGATCAGGCAGGGATGATTATTCCTGCAGTTTTAACTGTTTATGCTGACCGAAGCTTCACCTTCATTCTGAAAACACCTCCGGCAAGCGTTCTCTTGAAGAAGGCTGCTGGCCTTGAGAGAGCATCAGGTGAGCCGAATAAGGTGAAGGTCGCAAAAGTTAGTCGCGATAAAGTTCGTGAAATAGCAGAGCTTAAGAAAAATGATTTGAATGCTAACGATGTAGAAGCAGCTATGCGCATGATCGAAGGTACCGCACGGTCTATGGGTATAGAAATCATTGACTAA
- the nusG gene encoding transcription termination/antitermination protein NusG yields MESSSERRWYIVQTYAGYENRVKANLEQRIATMGMEDEIFSVLVPVEERVFVKDGKSKKVTRKLYPSYVLVEMRLNDQSWYVVRHTPGVTGFVGAGNHPIPLSEKEVKEIMNKIGKDQSKPKIEMNLKPGDIVKVKSGPFEGQVGPVVEIVPEKGKVKFTVTVFGRETIVETDYMELDKL; encoded by the coding sequence ATGGAAAGTAGCAGCGAGAGACGCTGGTATATAGTTCAGACATACGCTGGATACGAGAATAGAGTAAAGGCAAATCTTGAACAGAGAATTGCCACTATGGGCATGGAAGACGAAATATTTAGTGTCTTGGTTCCTGTAGAAGAGCGTGTTTTTGTCAAAGACGGCAAAAGCAAGAAAGTTACTCGCAAACTTTATCCGAGTTATGTGCTCGTGGAAATGCGACTCAATGATCAGTCCTGGTATGTCGTACGTCACACTCCCGGAGTAACAGGCTTTGTCGGAGCAGGGAACCACCCCATTCCTCTTTCCGAAAAAGAAGTTAAAGAAATTATGAATAAGATTGGGAAAGATCAGAGTAAGCCGAAGATTGAGATGAACTTGAAACCTGGAGATATTGTCAAGGTGAAAAGTGGTCCCTTTGAAGGACAAGTTGGTCCTGTTGTCGAAATTGTTCCAGAGAAGGGAAAAGTCAAGTTTACAGTTACTGTCTTTGGGCGTGAAACTATAGTAGAGACTGACTATATGGAGCTAGATAAGCTCTAA
- the secE gene encoding preprotein translocase subunit SecE: MEKILSFVREAKAELKKVTWPGKKQVWYSTLVVIAFTLFVAAYLGIVDMALTGIFSKVIS, translated from the coding sequence ATGGAAAAGATCCTCAGCTTCGTGCGAGAAGCAAAAGCAGAACTTAAGAAAGTGACATGGCCAGGAAAAAAACAAGTGTGGTATTCTACGCTTGTCGTAATTGCTTTTACCCTTTTTGTTGCAGCATATCTTGGCATTGTCGACATGGCATTAACTGGAATCTTCTCGAAGGTTATCAGTTAG
- the rpmG gene encoding 50S ribosomal protein L33, with amino-acid sequence MAADIIGLQCTECKRRNYTTTVNKKKQTKKLELNKYCKWCDKHTLHKETK; translated from the coding sequence ATGGCAGCTGACATTATTGGTCTGCAGTGCACGGAGTGTAAGAGAAGAAATTACACGACCACTGTTAATAAGAAAAAGCAGACTAAAAAACTTGAACTAAACAAATACTGCAAATGGTGTGATAAACACACCTTGCATAAAGAAACTAAGTAG
- the tuf gene encoding elongation factor Tu produces the protein MAKEKFERAKPHLNVGTIGHIDHGKTTLTAAITKCLSTKGWSNFEAYDMIDKAPEERERGITINISHVEYQTENRHYAHIDCPGHADYIKNMITGAAQMDGAILVVSAADGPMPQTREHVLLARQVNVPAVVVFMNKTDQVDDEELLDLVEMEIRELLSKYEFPGDEVPIVRGSALKVLEEGTGEESDPISKCIWDLMAACDSYIPTPQRETDKPFLMPIEDVFTITGRGTVVTGRVERGMVKAGEEVEIVGMKPDTTKTVATSLEMFRKILDEAIAGDNVGILLRGIDKEDVERGQVLAKPGSITPHTKFKAEVYVLKKEEGGRHTPFFAGYKPQFYFRTTDVTGGIKLPDGVEMVMPGDNATFEVDLIVPIAMEAGLRFAVREGGHTVGAGVVTEILG, from the coding sequence ATGGCAAAAGAGAAGTTTGAAAGAGCGAAGCCCCATCTTAACGTGGGAACGATAGGACACATAGACCACGGAAAGACGACGCTGACAGCAGCGATCACAAAATGTTTGTCGACGAAGGGCTGGTCGAATTTTGAGGCGTACGACATGATCGACAAGGCGCCAGAAGAGCGTGAGAGAGGAATCACGATCAACATTTCTCACGTAGAGTATCAGACGGAGAATCGTCACTATGCTCACATAGATTGCCCTGGTCACGCAGACTATATTAAGAACATGATCACGGGAGCAGCTCAGATGGATGGAGCCATTCTTGTTGTATCAGCAGCAGATGGTCCAATGCCTCAGACACGAGAGCACGTACTTCTTGCCCGTCAGGTTAACGTTCCAGCCGTAGTCGTGTTCATGAACAAGACAGACCAGGTTGATGATGAAGAGCTTCTTGATCTTGTTGAGATGGAGATTCGTGAGCTTCTGAGCAAGTATGAGTTCCCCGGAGACGAGGTTCCCATCGTCCGCGGATCCGCATTGAAGGTATTGGAAGAGGGCACAGGCGAAGAGAGCGATCCTATAAGCAAGTGCATTTGGGACTTGATGGCTGCATGTGATTCTTATATTCCGACTCCGCAGCGAGAGACAGATAAGCCCTTCCTTATGCCGATAGAAGACGTATTCACCATCACTGGCCGTGGCACAGTAGTTACAGGCCGAGTGGAGCGAGGAATGGTCAAGGCCGGCGAAGAAGTTGAGATCGTAGGCATGAAGCCAGATACGACGAAGACAGTAGCGACCTCCCTTGAGATGTTCCGTAAGATTCTTGACGAAGCCATAGCGGGAGATAACGTAGGAATACTTCTTCGTGGTATCGACAAGGAAGACGTAGAGCGTGGACAGGTATTAGCGAAACCAGGTTCTATAACACCCCACACGAAGTTTAAGGCTGAGGTATACGTGTTGAAGAAAGAGGAAGGCGGCCGTCACACCCCGTTCTTTGCTGGTTATAAGCCGCAGTTCTATTTCCGAACAACAGACGTAACCGGAGGTATCAAGCTTCCTGATGGAGTAGAGATGGTTATGCCGGGAGACAACGCGACCTTTGAGGTAGATCTGATAGTGCCAATCGCCATGGAGGCAGGACTTCGTTTTGCCGTTCGTGAAGGTGGACACACTGTCGGAGCTGGCGTTGTTACCGAGATTCTTGGCTAA
- a CDS encoding sodium-dependent transporter, which produces MVEVGREKFLKRRHLIFAAIGSAIGLGNVWRFPYMCYNYGGAAFLVAYVIGLFAIGIPWLVTEFAMGHYFQKGAPEVFSNIGKKWEWVGWFPAVSAFLIDSYYCVIMAWTLIYMFSSMTLAWGVGPAGAEGAGPYFFEQVLQITDGPGVLGGMRWQIVLSLAFTWIVIYFVIRRGAEIIGKVSEVVMTLAWILIFAIIARSVTLIGAVDGLNYYLDIDWSVLKGPGVWFAAFSQIAFTMSLGMAGMYAYGRFIAKKGDITNNAIITGLADSGFAFLAGFAVFSTVGYIMQALGVPLQDVTISGIGLAFVTYPVGVSLMPALNTLTGVLFFLMFWIIGLSSAYFLAYGGFMVPLIDKFGWKREKVVFWGCLVCFLVGLLYCTGGGLYWLDIIDRTVAFYTLLLGGAIASLVVGWVFGADKLRKHVNATSDIKVGPWMDVLIKYVVPAGLLFVVIYGGFMQDLKKPYGGYGVWANFIWILIAVVLIVSFILQNMKSKIEIEKEGK; this is translated from the coding sequence ATGGTGGAAGTTGGGCGTGAAAAGTTTTTAAAACGGCGTCATTTGATATTTGCGGCTATCGGATCCGCTATCGGGCTTGGGAACGTCTGGCGTTTCCCTTACATGTGTTACAACTATGGTGGGGCAGCCTTCTTGGTGGCGTATGTTATAGGCCTCTTTGCCATTGGTATTCCTTGGCTCGTTACAGAATTTGCTATGGGGCATTATTTTCAGAAGGGAGCTCCCGAGGTTTTTTCAAACATTGGCAAAAAATGGGAGTGGGTGGGCTGGTTTCCCGCTGTATCAGCCTTTTTGATTGACTCATACTATTGTGTCATTATGGCATGGACCTTGATTTACATGTTCAGTTCAATGACTCTTGCTTGGGGAGTTGGCCCGGCAGGAGCAGAAGGGGCAGGTCCTTACTTCTTTGAACAAGTTCTTCAAATCACCGATGGGCCAGGAGTTCTCGGTGGTATGCGGTGGCAGATCGTTTTGTCTTTGGCTTTTACATGGATTGTGATTTATTTTGTTATTCGACGTGGTGCTGAAATTATAGGCAAGGTGTCAGAAGTCGTGATGACATTAGCGTGGATCCTTATATTTGCAATCATAGCCAGAAGCGTAACTCTTATAGGTGCTGTTGACGGACTTAACTATTATCTGGATATCGATTGGTCTGTTCTTAAGGGGCCAGGTGTTTGGTTTGCGGCCTTTAGCCAGATTGCATTTACCATGTCTTTGGGAATGGCCGGTATGTATGCTTATGGCCGGTTTATAGCAAAAAAAGGTGATATTACAAATAACGCAATTATTACAGGTCTTGCAGATTCAGGTTTTGCCTTTCTTGCCGGTTTTGCAGTCTTCAGTACAGTAGGATATATTATGCAGGCTTTGGGAGTTCCTTTGCAAGATGTTACGATTTCTGGAATAGGATTGGCTTTTGTAACATATCCTGTTGGTGTTTCTCTGATGCCTGCCTTGAACACGCTCACTGGAGTTTTGTTTTTCCTTATGTTCTGGATTATAGGCTTGAGTTCCGCTTACTTTTTGGCATATGGTGGTTTCATGGTTCCATTAATTGATAAATTTGGCTGGAAACGTGAAAAAGTGGTTTTCTGGGGCTGTCTCGTATGTTTTTTAGTAGGACTCCTTTATTGTACAGGTGGAGGACTGTATTGGCTGGACATTATAGATAGAACTGTCGCTTTCTATACGCTCCTCTTGGGTGGAGCTATTGCTTCGCTTGTTGTTGGATGGGTCTTTGGTGCTGATAAGTTGCGAAAGCACGTCAATGCTACATCTGATATCAAAGTTGGACCGTGGATGGATGTGCTCATCAAGTATGTTGTTCCTGCTGGTCTTCTTTTTGTTGTGATTTATGGAGGTTTTATGCAGGATTTAAAAAAACCCTACGGAGGGTATGGAGTATGGGCTAATTTCATTTGGATTCTTATAGCTGTCGTGCTCATCGTTAGTTTTATTTTACAAAATATGAAATCAAAAATAGAGATCGAGAAGGAGGGGAAGTAA
- a CDS encoding PG0541 family transporter-associated protein, whose translation MKMFWIFCNESVAEDLMEILDANGLDGYFVWKDVLCKDRKNGKTHWGDAIFPGKEWAFMVFCEECDVALLHERLAQLAEEPYIHQAGIKAFVAEAEKVL comes from the coding sequence ATGAAAATGTTTTGGATTTTTTGCAATGAAAGCGTAGCGGAAGATTTGATGGAAATTCTTGACGCTAATGGGCTTGATGGCTATTTTGTGTGGAAAGATGTTCTTTGTAAAGATCGAAAGAATGGAAAGACTCATTGGGGGGATGCTATCTTCCCTGGAAAAGAGTGGGCATTTATGGTCTTTTGCGAAGAATGTGATGTAGCCCTTTTACACGAACGTTTAGCGCAATTGGCTGAGGAACCGTATATACATCAGGCTGGAATAAAAGCTTTTGTTGCAGAAGCAGAAAAAGTACTGTAG
- a CDS encoding efflux RND transporter permease subunit gives MTLPEFSVKRRITTLMVFLAVLLLGGLVFTTLKVDLLPEIEPPVINILTTWPGASASDVEQRVSKIVENQVSIIEGVDTIFSKSQDNLSVVSVKFKWGEDLDVKVGDIRDAVNFAKRDLPDDAEEPIILRITSGTVPVLSMSLTAGSSFQGLYHFADNTVAETLSRIPGVGEVLIYGGDRREIQVQLDINKIEALGLSTQTIIKAIESENINIPAGSMKEDQVEYYLRVPGRFKSVDELKKVIVGVIRGRPVYLQDVATIVDGLKETEIEGFHDGQRSVILIVLKNSDANTVEVSRSVLAKMEEMKAREFPSDVQYYVGLNTADFIQDSIKNLGSSLFVGILLVFIVTWAFLKRLPASLIICSAIPFSLIITFIVMGWLDYTINIFTLSALAVASGMVVDNSIVATDQIVYHLELGERRSVASVLGAREVQSALVASTLTTAVVLLPLAFISGLVGVFFSALTIVMVLAVVASLFVSLSFIPMMGSRFFKREEDQFRIHKFTERCLVWLEKTYRNILSWSLNNRKKVVSVAILLLVLTFWGFRYIGTELTPEPDTGDISITFVLPEGTRLEKTTALLNDIMAHAKETIPEATNIYAYDGKDEKGYAVAVGQEAGPNIGTVGIKLVPKKERNRSAFVVANELRSWLRAKPGIEKMTVIVTSPIKAMFLGSKPLNIEVYGDNLSEVLSTATRIKDSLAQIPGAVDITLSQKQNRPEVWVELDREKAALSGVSTAAVAQTLRTYYYGYETNESYWEGDDDYPIRIRLNNEQRDSRDILDRLMVPSVTGKLIRLSSIASLDDTVGPPEIQRKNKQRYIIVEANVHGRSLGEVTQDARDMIRNVEIPHGVRINFGGEVEEQADAFRQMGYLVLLGVLLVYMVMAGQYEAYLDPFIIMFSIPFALTGVAFAYLLTGTYLSLQGLLGVIMLIGIVVNNAIVLVDYINLLRARGLKLREALLEAGERRLRPVLMTTLTTFFGMLPMAVSRGQGAELWQPLAISVMGGLLVSTIVTLVLVPVIYSLFEEKLRRTKRFEEGRQVKTA, from the coding sequence ATGACGTTACCAGAATTTTCTGTAAAACGCCGAATTACGACACTAATGGTTTTTCTGGCAGTATTACTTTTGGGGGGGTTGGTATTTACAACTCTGAAAGTAGACTTATTGCCTGAAATTGAACCCCCTGTTATCAATATATTGACAACATGGCCAGGGGCTTCCGCAAGCGATGTGGAACAACGAGTAAGCAAAATTGTAGAAAATCAGGTTTCTATTATAGAAGGCGTAGATACAATTTTTTCTAAGTCTCAGGATAATCTCTCTGTCGTCTCTGTAAAGTTTAAATGGGGAGAAGATCTTGATGTAAAAGTAGGGGATATACGTGACGCTGTTAATTTTGCAAAACGAGACCTTCCTGACGATGCAGAAGAGCCGATAATTTTGAGAATTACGTCAGGTACAGTTCCCGTATTGAGTATGTCGCTTACAGCGGGAAGCTCATTTCAGGGTCTCTATCATTTCGCAGATAATACAGTAGCGGAAACGCTTTCACGGATTCCAGGAGTGGGAGAGGTTCTTATTTATGGAGGAGATCGTCGAGAAATACAAGTTCAGCTCGATATAAACAAAATCGAAGCTTTAGGGCTGTCTACTCAAACAATAATCAAGGCTATTGAAAGTGAAAACATCAATATCCCAGCAGGATCAATGAAAGAAGATCAGGTAGAGTATTATCTTCGTGTTCCTGGACGATTTAAATCTGTAGATGAACTTAAAAAAGTTATTGTTGGTGTTATACGGGGGCGGCCTGTTTACTTACAAGATGTAGCGACAATAGTCGATGGCCTTAAAGAAACAGAAATTGAAGGTTTCCATGATGGTCAACGATCTGTCATACTTATCGTTTTAAAAAACAGTGACGCAAATACAGTGGAAGTCAGTCGTTCGGTATTGGCCAAAATGGAGGAAATGAAAGCTCGGGAGTTTCCCTCTGACGTTCAATATTACGTGGGACTCAATACTGCTGATTTTATACAGGATTCCATTAAGAATTTGGGATCGTCACTATTTGTAGGAATTCTTTTGGTGTTTATAGTGACTTGGGCCTTTTTAAAACGGTTGCCTGCTTCACTTATTATTTGTTCGGCAATACCCTTCTCACTGATTATCACTTTTATTGTTATGGGATGGCTTGACTATACAATCAATATCTTCACTTTATCGGCCCTTGCAGTTGCCAGCGGAATGGTAGTTGACAATTCTATTGTTGCTACTGACCAAATTGTTTATCACCTTGAATTAGGTGAGCGCCGGTCTGTTGCGAGCGTTTTGGGAGCGAGAGAAGTTCAATCTGCACTTGTTGCATCTACCCTTACAACAGCTGTTGTTTTGTTACCTCTGGCCTTTATCTCTGGCCTTGTTGGTGTATTCTTCTCTGCTCTTACTATCGTTATGGTTTTAGCAGTTGTTGCGTCTCTTTTCGTAAGTCTCTCTTTTATCCCTATGATGGGAAGCCGCTTTTTTAAACGAGAAGAGGATCAATTTCGAATACATAAATTTACAGAACGGTGTCTTGTCTGGCTTGAAAAAACGTATCGTAATATTCTTTCGTGGAGTTTAAATAATCGGAAAAAAGTTGTATCCGTAGCCATTTTACTTTTAGTTTTGACCTTTTGGGGATTCCGCTATATAGGAACTGAGCTTACTCCTGAACCTGATACGGGAGATATTTCAATTACTTTTGTCTTGCCTGAAGGAACGCGACTCGAAAAAACGACAGCTCTCTTGAACGATATTATGGCGCACGCCAAAGAGACAATTCCCGAGGCAACAAACATTTATGCTTACGATGGAAAAGATGAGAAGGGGTATGCTGTCGCCGTAGGTCAGGAAGCTGGTCCCAATATAGGAACAGTGGGAATAAAGCTTGTTCCTAAAAAAGAAAGAAATCGAAGCGCTTTTGTCGTAGCCAATGAATTGCGCTCATGGCTCAGAGCTAAACCAGGAATTGAAAAAATGACAGTAATTGTTACATCTCCAATAAAAGCTATGTTTTTAGGATCTAAACCGCTAAACATTGAAGTTTATGGAGATAATCTGAGCGAAGTTTTAAGCACAGCAACACGAATAAAAGATAGCTTGGCTCAAATCCCAGGGGCTGTCGATATAACGTTGAGCCAGAAACAAAACAGGCCAGAAGTATGGGTTGAATTAGACCGTGAAAAAGCCGCTCTTTCCGGAGTCAGCACTGCTGCTGTAGCTCAAACGTTGCGAACCTACTACTATGGATATGAGACAAATGAAAGTTATTGGGAAGGTGACGATGACTACCCTATTCGAATTCGCCTAAACAATGAGCAGCGGGATTCCAGAGATATTCTTGATCGTCTTATGGTTCCAAGTGTTACGGGAAAGCTTATTCGTCTCTCCTCTATAGCCAGTCTTGATGATACCGTAGGGCCGCCTGAAATACAGCGAAAGAATAAGCAACGGTATATTATCGTAGAGGCGAATGTTCATGGTCGGTCATTAGGTGAGGTTACACAAGATGCGCGAGATATGATACGTAATGTAGAGATTCCACATGGTGTGCGTATCAACTTTGGCGGAGAAGTGGAAGAACAAGCCGATGCATTCAGGCAGATGGGATATCTTGTCCTCTTGGGAGTTCTTCTTGTTTACATGGTCATGGCCGGGCAATATGAAGCATATCTTGACCCCTTTATTATTATGTTCAGCATACCATTTGCTTTGACGGGTGTTGCTTTTGCCTATCTTTTAACGGGGACGTATCTCTCGTTACAGGGGTTGTTGGGGGTCATTATGCTAATCGGAATAGTCGTCAATAACGCCATAGTTCTTGTAGATTATATAAACTTGCTTCGTGCCAGAGGATTAAAACTGCGCGAGGCTTTGTTAGAGGCAGGAGAACGCCGTTTACGTCCTGTTCTTATGACAACATTGACAACGTTCTTTGGAATGTTGCCTATGGCTGTGAGCCGTGGACAAGGGGCTGAATTGTGGCAGCCTTTGGCAATATCAGTAATGGGAGGATTGCTTGTATCGACTATTGTTACGCTTGTACTTGTTCCTGTAATTTACAGCCTTTTTGAAGAAAAACTACGTCGAACCAAGCGTTTTGAAGAAGGGCGGCAGGTGAAAACAGCATGA